In Alicyclobacillus macrosporangiidus CPP55, a single window of DNA contains:
- the pepF gene encoding oligoendopeptidase F: protein MAKRLTRAEVPVERTWRLEDLFATPEDWEAEVEAIRRDVDTVTQYRGKLADGAKVLLACMEARERLMERVIRTSTYAHLRVSEDSTNPVNQANASKAAAMNAAVAAALSFVDSEILALPEGTVERYLTEEPGLADFRKALEDLLATRPHRLSPETENVLAALGEVFGAPYNVYQRSKLSDMQFDPITDADGNEHPVSFALYEDRYELLPDTDLRRKAYRSFVKTLHQYKNTFAAAYAAEVQRQVVLARVRRYESVTHMLLEPQQVTIEMYENLLNIIQAELAPHMRRLAKLRQRVLGLDKMLHCDLKVPLDAEFTPKTTVEEAGKLILEALSILGPEYTDVIRTALSERWVDLADNVGKSTGAFCSSPYGAHPFILITWTDTMRGAFVLAHELGHAGHFALAQRNQRYTNTRPSMYFIEAPSTMNEMLLGRYILSRSDDPRMRRWVILQMLGTYYHNFVTHLLEAELQRRVYALAEAGKPITASVLCEQKGEVLANFWGDTVEIDDGAQLVWMRQPHYYMGLYPYTYSAGLTASTAISKRIFEEGQPAVDRWLQALKAGGTLRPLELLQLAGVDMSKPEPIRDSVAFVGSLVDELERSF from the coding sequence ATGGCCAAACGACTGACCCGTGCCGAAGTGCCTGTCGAACGGACGTGGCGGCTGGAGGACCTGTTCGCGACACCCGAGGATTGGGAGGCCGAGGTGGAAGCCATTCGGCGGGATGTCGACACGGTGACACAGTATCGGGGGAAGCTCGCCGACGGGGCGAAGGTTCTGCTGGCCTGCATGGAAGCGAGAGAGAGGCTGATGGAGCGCGTGATCCGCACCTCGACCTACGCGCACCTGCGGGTGTCGGAGGATTCCACGAACCCGGTCAATCAGGCCAATGCCAGCAAGGCGGCGGCGATGAACGCGGCCGTCGCGGCGGCGCTGTCGTTCGTGGATTCCGAGATCTTGGCTCTGCCCGAAGGTACGGTGGAGCGGTACCTCACGGAGGAACCGGGCCTGGCCGATTTCCGCAAGGCCCTGGAGGACCTGTTGGCGACGCGTCCGCACCGACTGTCTCCCGAGACGGAGAACGTGTTGGCGGCGCTCGGCGAGGTGTTCGGGGCCCCGTACAACGTCTATCAGCGGAGCAAGCTGTCGGACATGCAGTTCGATCCGATCACCGACGCCGACGGCAACGAACATCCGGTCTCCTTCGCCCTCTACGAGGACCGCTACGAACTGTTGCCGGACACCGATCTGCGACGCAAGGCGTACCGGTCGTTCGTCAAGACCCTGCATCAGTACAAAAACACGTTCGCAGCCGCCTATGCGGCGGAGGTGCAGCGCCAAGTGGTGCTGGCCCGGGTCCGCCGGTACGAATCGGTCACCCACATGCTGCTCGAGCCGCAGCAGGTGACCATCGAGATGTACGAGAACCTCCTCAACATCATCCAGGCGGAGCTGGCTCCGCACATGCGGCGCCTGGCCAAACTGCGCCAGCGGGTGCTCGGTCTGGACAAGATGCTCCACTGCGATCTCAAGGTTCCGCTGGACGCCGAGTTCACGCCGAAGACCACGGTGGAGGAGGCCGGGAAGCTGATCCTCGAGGCGCTCTCGATCCTCGGCCCTGAGTACACCGACGTGATCCGCACGGCATTGTCGGAGCGCTGGGTCGATCTCGCCGACAACGTCGGCAAGAGCACGGGCGCCTTCTGCTCGAGCCCGTACGGCGCGCACCCGTTCATCCTCATCACCTGGACAGACACGATGCGCGGGGCGTTCGTGCTGGCGCACGAACTGGGCCACGCCGGCCACTTCGCGCTGGCGCAGCGCAACCAGCGCTACACGAACACGCGTCCGTCGATGTACTTCATCGAGGCGCCGTCGACGATGAACGAGATGCTGCTCGGCCGGTACATCCTGTCCCGCTCGGACGATCCGCGCATGCGCCGCTGGGTCATTCTGCAGATGCTCGGCACCTACTACCACAACTTCGTGACGCACCTGCTCGAAGCGGAGCTGCAGCGGCGCGTGTATGCCCTGGCCGAGGCGGGCAAACCCATCACGGCGAGCGTGCTGTGTGAGCAGAAGGGCGAGGTACTGGCGAACTTCTGGGGGGACACGGTGGAGATCGACGACGGGGCTCAATTGGTGTGGATGCGCCAGCCGCACTACTACATGGGCCTGTATCCGTACACCTACTCCGCCGGTCTGACAGCTTCGACCGCCATCTCCAAGCGCATCTTCGAGGAAGGTCAACCCGCGGTCGATCGCTGGCTGCAGGCGTTGAAGGCGGGCGGCACCCTGCGGCCGCTGGAGCTGCTGCAGTTGGCCGGCGTCGACATGTCGAAGCCGGAGCCCATCCGCGATTCGGTCGCCTTCGTCGGCTCGTTGGTGGACGAGCTGGAGCGCAGCTTCTGA
- a CDS encoding methyl-accepting chemotaxis protein yields MVEKRLPRRMVRRQREVVERAARDVEGCLARHGGLTDAARQEIRAVMDRWLGELEYFNLMREDGFSELHTNHLREGVYYLDPVGRKAAAVVRTEAFYYPRNTGERLIDVTTPVHLHGKKVYVLRSGQILHGMSRHLKVGVPFAVLQAAGWAGLAVGHGWQRIAAQVCLALAILVVAWDRVAFARAYRAWVHHLREIGRGNLQHRVQPKRRDEFGQVQFELNKVSLGMADMLRQVGDSAAKVVQAVSELRTNAEGTMKASEQIATRMQEVSAGAERQAVDAREGSGAIQTVMDEVQDGRSRARIAAEVSERMAETSAVGQGRIEAAVTQFNAIREAVGRLADVVHGLAEQSKSIGRIVDVISHIAEQTNLLALNAAIEAARAGEHGRGFAVVASEVRTLAEQSGRAAGEIDELIRDVQRELVDLVQAATAAAGEVAAGVATVEAAGVAFADIRSGVEGVAGHVREISAAMDHLAASAEAVVERVAHISAVVADMHAHTEDVAAAAEEQMAAMQEVASSAGMLSDMAGALQRLVGRFHTG; encoded by the coding sequence GTGGTAGAAAAGAGATTGCCGAGGCGCATGGTACGGCGACAGCGCGAGGTGGTGGAGCGCGCCGCACGCGACGTGGAAGGGTGTCTGGCGCGGCACGGGGGGCTGACGGACGCGGCCCGGCAGGAGATCCGCGCGGTGATGGACCGCTGGCTCGGCGAACTGGAGTACTTCAACCTCATGCGCGAGGACGGATTCTCGGAGCTTCACACGAACCATCTGCGCGAGGGGGTGTATTACCTCGATCCGGTCGGGCGCAAGGCAGCCGCCGTGGTTCGCACGGAGGCGTTCTACTACCCGCGCAACACCGGGGAGCGGTTGATCGATGTCACCACGCCCGTGCACCTGCACGGGAAAAAGGTGTACGTCCTGCGGTCCGGCCAGATTCTGCACGGGATGAGCCGCCATTTGAAGGTGGGTGTACCTTTTGCCGTGCTGCAAGCGGCGGGATGGGCCGGTCTGGCGGTGGGGCACGGCTGGCAGCGGATCGCGGCGCAGGTCTGCCTGGCTCTGGCGATCCTGGTGGTGGCGTGGGACCGTGTGGCGTTCGCGCGGGCCTACCGCGCCTGGGTGCACCACCTGCGGGAGATCGGCCGGGGCAACCTCCAACACCGGGTTCAGCCAAAGCGGCGGGACGAGTTCGGGCAGGTACAGTTTGAACTGAACAAGGTGAGCCTCGGTATGGCGGACATGCTCCGGCAGGTGGGCGACAGCGCCGCCAAGGTGGTGCAGGCGGTGTCGGAGCTGCGCACCAACGCGGAAGGGACGATGAAGGCGTCGGAGCAGATCGCGACGCGGATGCAGGAGGTGAGCGCGGGAGCGGAACGGCAGGCCGTCGACGCGCGCGAGGGAAGCGGAGCCATCCAGACGGTGATGGATGAGGTGCAGGACGGGCGATCGCGGGCGCGGATCGCGGCCGAGGTGTCCGAACGGATGGCGGAGACGTCCGCGGTGGGGCAGGGCCGGATTGAAGCGGCGGTCACCCAGTTCAACGCCATCCGGGAGGCGGTGGGACGCCTGGCCGACGTCGTGCATGGGCTGGCGGAGCAGTCGAAGTCCATCGGACGGATTGTCGACGTGATCTCGCATATCGCGGAGCAGACCAACCTGCTCGCGCTCAACGCGGCCATTGAGGCGGCCCGTGCCGGGGAGCACGGGCGCGGTTTCGCGGTGGTCGCCTCAGAGGTCAGGACTCTGGCGGAACAGTCGGGGCGGGCGGCCGGCGAGATTGACGAGTTGATCCGGGATGTGCAGCGCGAGTTGGTGGATCTCGTGCAGGCGGCCACGGCCGCGGCCGGGGAGGTCGCGGCGGGCGTGGCGACGGTGGAGGCGGCGGGGGTAGCGTTCGCCGACATCCGGTCGGGGGTGGAGGGCGTGGCGGGGCACGTCCGGGAGATCTCGGCCGCGATGGATCACCTGGCCGCGAGCGCCGAGGCCGTGGTGGAGCGCGTGGCGCACATCTCGGCGGTGGTAGCCGACATGCACGCGCACACGGAGGACGTGGCGGCGGCCGCGGAAGAGCAGATGGCGGCCATGCAGGAGGTGGCCTCGTCGGCGGGGATGCTGTCCGACATGGCGGGGGCCTTGCAGCGCCTGGTCGGCCGCTTCCACACCGGTTGA
- a CDS encoding HelD family protein yields the protein MLPHASNARLGDPMHEENEHLRQVLSRIAEMSERLHELRQAREAVDESDRDEAQTAEQVAESVVSGLREEQLKVLAAAAREPYFGRIDFREEGADHPVPLYIGKRGLEDSASGERMVIDWRAPVASLFYSFSGQDRASYESPDGEITGEVYLKRNIAVRDGRLQRVVDSYVKGQENLNVADDFLLYRLAENKDNRLRDIVSTIQAEQDRIIRAERDRAIVIQGVAGSGKTTVALHRIAYLLYRHAERLRPERMVIFAPNAMFVDYISEVLPELGVGNIQQTTFTKWALDLLDHAVAVRDPGDRLARWFAPRTSPAARREFDLARTKGSIRFQEAIDERLRALEGRLVPEGDFEPWEGARLDEATIRGWYEQDYAHYPPGQRRDRVLARIKRWMDTMYKGVKEQDRTGAVRKRSQSRLRAYQSRWPQWTPLDIYEQVLAEVLPDAPAWEAQMVSGRRGRRKRPLVEPEDLVPLVYIHARWHGIEPHQRFDHVVIDEAQDFSPFQIRVLQLFCPSQSFTILGDLSQSIHTYQGITDWSAFLELFDEGKRAFFQLDVSYRSTMEIIDFANEIIRPFDQFVLAKPVFRSGDPVVVERVAEREQEERAVQAVQALCRHAATVAVMARTEDLCERMHRALLAAGIEAHRIHAKDEQYEGGVSVLPVYLAKGLEFDAVLLVGADARHYDDSPLSAKLLYVGCTRALHRLWVQYAGEASPLLRHRASAREAGASPEVV from the coding sequence GTGCTTCCTCATGCTTCGAATGCCAGGCTGGGAGACCCGATGCACGAGGAAAACGAGCATCTGCGCCAGGTGCTGTCCCGCATTGCCGAGATGTCCGAGCGGCTGCACGAACTCAGGCAGGCCAGGGAGGCCGTGGATGAGTCTGACCGGGACGAGGCGCAAACCGCAGAGCAGGTGGCCGAATCGGTCGTCTCGGGGTTGCGGGAGGAACAGTTGAAGGTATTGGCGGCCGCGGCCCGGGAGCCGTACTTCGGACGGATTGATTTTCGGGAGGAGGGTGCCGATCACCCGGTCCCCCTGTACATCGGCAAACGCGGGCTCGAGGACAGCGCCTCCGGCGAACGGATGGTCATCGACTGGCGGGCGCCTGTGGCGAGCCTGTTTTATTCCTTCTCCGGCCAGGACCGCGCCTCGTACGAATCGCCGGACGGTGAGATCACCGGCGAGGTCTATCTCAAACGCAATATCGCGGTGCGCGACGGCCGGTTGCAACGCGTGGTCGACAGCTACGTCAAGGGCCAAGAGAATCTCAATGTGGCCGACGACTTTCTGCTCTACCGCCTCGCCGAGAACAAGGACAATCGCCTGCGCGACATCGTCTCCACCATCCAGGCGGAACAGGATCGCATCATCCGCGCGGAGCGCGACCGGGCCATCGTCATCCAAGGAGTGGCCGGGAGCGGGAAGACGACCGTGGCGCTCCACCGGATCGCCTATCTGCTTTATCGCCACGCCGAACGGCTGCGGCCGGAGCGCATGGTGATCTTCGCCCCCAACGCGATGTTCGTCGATTACATCTCAGAAGTCCTGCCCGAACTCGGGGTGGGTAATATCCAGCAGACCACCTTCACCAAGTGGGCGTTGGATTTGCTCGATCACGCCGTCGCCGTGCGCGACCCGGGGGATCGCTTGGCGCGCTGGTTCGCCCCGCGGACTTCCCCGGCGGCCCGGCGGGAGTTCGATCTCGCCCGCACGAAGGGGTCCATCCGTTTTCAGGAGGCCATCGACGAGCGGCTGCGCGCTCTCGAGGGCCGGTTGGTACCGGAGGGGGACTTCGAGCCCTGGGAGGGGGCGCGCCTGGACGAGGCGACCATCCGAGGCTGGTACGAACAGGACTACGCGCACTATCCCCCGGGGCAGCGGCGGGATCGCGTCCTTGCGCGCATCAAGCGGTGGATGGACACGATGTACAAGGGCGTGAAGGAGCAGGACCGCACCGGGGCGGTGCGGAAACGCTCGCAGTCGCGCCTGCGCGCGTACCAGAGCCGGTGGCCTCAGTGGACGCCGCTCGACATCTACGAACAGGTGCTGGCGGAGGTGTTGCCGGACGCGCCGGCGTGGGAAGCGCAGATGGTCTCCGGCCGCCGGGGACGGCGCAAGCGGCCGCTCGTGGAGCCGGAGGACCTGGTGCCCTTGGTGTATATTCACGCGCGGTGGCACGGGATCGAACCGCATCAAAGGTTCGATCACGTGGTCATCGACGAGGCCCAGGACTTTTCCCCGTTCCAGATCCGGGTGCTGCAGCTGTTCTGCCCGAGCCAGTCGTTCACCATCCTCGGCGATCTGTCGCAGAGCATCCACACGTACCAGGGCATCACCGACTGGTCGGCGTTCCTGGAACTGTTCGACGAGGGGAAGCGGGCATTCTTCCAACTCGACGTGAGCTACCGTTCCACGATGGAGATCATCGATTTCGCCAACGAGATCATCCGCCCGTTCGACCAGTTCGTGCTGGCCAAACCGGTGTTCCGCAGCGGCGATCCGGTGGTCGTTGAACGCGTCGCCGAACGGGAGCAGGAGGAACGAGCGGTCCAGGCGGTGCAGGCCTTGTGCCGCCACGCGGCGACGGTGGCGGTGATGGCACGGACGGAGGATCTGTGTGAACGAATGCACCGGGCGCTGTTGGCGGCGGGGATCGAGGCGCACCGGATCCACGCCAAGGACGAGCAGTACGAGGGCGGCGTGTCGGTGTTGCCGGTGTATCTGGCGAAGGGGCTGGAGTTCGACGCGGTGCTCCTGGTCGGCGCGGACGCGCGCCACTACGACGATTCGCCGCTGAGCGCCAAGCTGCTGTACGTGGGGTGCACGCGCGCCCTGCACCGGCTGTGGGTGCAATACGCGGGCGAGGCCTCGCCCCTGTTGCGCCACCGCGCATCGGCGCGCGAGGCGGGGGCATCGCCTGAGGTCGTCTGA
- the cbpB gene encoding cyclic-di-AMP-binding protein CbpB: MATVDVSQFLNQPAESLMIAADNVACVYVDHTLEHALLVLTHSGYSAIPVLDARSVVRGLIHTNLVINTVAGLDGYHMESLSDRTVGSVMSDRVPTLRRSEPLLKALEMAINHTFICVVEEDGRLAGIITRKALIGKLYQYVRERGLGR, from the coding sequence GTGGCAACGGTGGATGTCAGCCAGTTCCTCAATCAACCGGCCGAATCCCTGATGATTGCGGCGGACAACGTTGCGTGTGTGTATGTCGATCACACGCTCGAACATGCGCTGCTCGTCCTCACCCACTCAGGGTACTCCGCCATCCCGGTGCTCGACGCCCGGTCGGTGGTGCGCGGGCTGATCCACACCAACCTCGTCATCAACACGGTCGCCGGCCTCGACGGCTACCATATGGAGTCTCTCAGTGATCGGACCGTGGGCTCCGTCATGAGCGACCGCGTGCCGACCCTCCGTCGGAGCGAGCCGCTGCTCAAGGCCCTCGAGATGGCCATCAACCACACGTTCATCTGCGTCGTGGAAGAAGACGGGCGGCTGGCCGGCATCATCACCCGCAAGGCGCTGATCGGAAAACTGTACCAATACGTGCGGGAACGCGGGCTGGGCCGCTGA
- the gdhA gene encoding NADP-specific glutamate dehydrogenase, which yields MTISAVRTVEHEVAQQYAASVFAEVQKRNPNEPEFQQAVKEVFDSLVPVLARRPEYMEQAILERLVEPERMVTFRVPWTDDAGRIHVNRGFRVQFNSALGPYKGGLRFHPSVNASIVKFLGFEQIFKNALTGQPIGGGKGGADFDPKGKSDQEIMRFAQSFMTELYRHIGPDVDVPAGDIGVGPREIGYLFGQYKRIRGAHEAGVLTGKGISYGGSLVRKEATGFGVVYFVEEMLRDAGTTFEGKTVVVSGSGNVAMYAMQKAAELGATVVACSDSDGFIHDRNGIRLDTVKRLKEVERKRIREYVKEHPGAEYHEGCSGIWSIPCDIALPCATQNELDLAAAETLVRNGVLAVGEGANMPCTLEAVRMFQAHGVYFAPAKAANAGGVAVSALEMAQNSVRGSWSFAEVDAKLRDIMRDIYRQSVQAAEAFGHAGDLVAGANIAGFLRVADAMMAQGLV from the coding sequence ATGACCATTTCAGCAGTTCGGACGGTCGAACATGAGGTCGCACAGCAATACGCGGCGTCGGTGTTTGCAGAGGTTCAAAAACGCAACCCGAACGAGCCCGAGTTTCAACAGGCCGTGAAAGAGGTGTTTGACTCCCTGGTGCCTGTGCTCGCCCGCCGTCCTGAGTACATGGAGCAGGCCATCCTGGAACGTTTGGTGGAGCCGGAGCGGATGGTGACATTTCGCGTTCCATGGACGGACGACGCAGGGCGCATCCATGTGAACCGTGGCTTTCGTGTCCAGTTTAACAGTGCCCTCGGTCCCTACAAAGGGGGACTCCGGTTCCATCCGTCGGTCAATGCTAGCATCGTGAAGTTTTTGGGCTTTGAACAGATCTTCAAGAATGCCCTGACGGGCCAGCCCATCGGAGGCGGCAAGGGCGGGGCCGACTTCGATCCGAAGGGAAAATCGGATCAGGAGATCATGCGCTTCGCGCAGAGCTTCATGACGGAACTGTACCGCCACATTGGACCGGACGTCGACGTCCCGGCGGGAGACATCGGCGTAGGCCCGCGTGAGATTGGTTATTTGTTCGGCCAGTATAAACGGATTCGGGGTGCCCATGAGGCAGGGGTACTGACCGGAAAGGGGATTAGCTACGGCGGCAGCTTGGTGCGGAAGGAGGCCACCGGTTTTGGTGTGGTGTACTTCGTCGAAGAAATGCTCCGCGACGCGGGAACCACCTTCGAAGGCAAGACGGTGGTGGTGTCCGGATCCGGCAATGTGGCCATGTACGCCATGCAGAAGGCGGCCGAGCTGGGGGCGACGGTGGTGGCCTGCAGTGACTCCGACGGGTTCATCCATGACCGCAACGGCATCCGTTTGGACACGGTCAAGCGGCTGAAGGAAGTCGAACGGAAGCGGATTCGAGAGTACGTGAAGGAGCACCCCGGCGCCGAGTACCACGAGGGCTGCTCGGGCATTTGGTCCATCCCGTGCGACATCGCGCTGCCCTGCGCGACCCAGAACGAATTGGACCTGGCGGCGGCGGAGACCTTGGTGCGCAACGGCGTGCTGGCGGTCGGCGAAGGTGCCAATATGCCCTGTACCCTGGAGGCCGTACGGATGTTTCAAGCACACGGCGTGTACTTTGCACCCGCCAAGGCGGCCAACGCCGGCGGCGTGGCGGTATCCGCACTCGAGATGGCGCAAAACAGTGTGCGCGGCAGCTGGAGCTTTGCGGAAGTGGATGCCAAACTGCGCGACATCATGCGGGACATCTACCGACAGAGCGTACAGGCGGCCGAAGCGTTTGGCCACGCCGGCGACCTGGTGGCTGGGGCGAACATCGCTGGGTTCCTCCGGGTGGCAGACGCCATGATGGCCCAGGGATTGGTGTGA